One segment of Pseudanabaena sp. ABRG5-3 DNA contains the following:
- a CDS encoding ATP-binding protein, whose product MTNSLNLAPSATIALSPYQNLSQHLKQLRLSHILTQWESIEHQTLQEQWSYSRFLLTLCELEAIQRHDLRLRRALTETQLPTAKSFSNFDFEARSL is encoded by the coding sequence ATGACCAACTCTTTGAATCTAGCTCCATCAGCCACGATAGCCCTGAGTCCTTACCAGAATCTCAGTCAGCATCTGAAGCAACTCCGCCTGTCCCATATTCTCACCCAATGGGAATCTATAGAACACCAAACGCTACAGGAGCAATGGTCTTACTCCAGATTTTTATTAACATTATGCGAGCTGGAAGCGATTCAACGCCACGATCTCCGACTGAGACGAGCTCTCACCGAGACTCAACTTCCCACCGCAAAAAGTTTTTCCAACTTTGACTTTGAAGCTCGATCGCTTTGA
- a CDS encoding ATP-binding protein, translated as MTLKLDRFDLLILDDLGYVKKSDAETSVLFELIAYRYERKSLLITANQPFSQWDSIFSDSMMTVAAVDRLVHHAVILEIKSDSYRRQVASTRAQAT; from the coding sequence TTGACTTTGAAGCTCGATCGCTTTGACTTACTGATTCTTGATGATTTGGGCTATGTCAAAAAGTCTGACGCTGAAACCTCGGTCCTGTTTGAGTTGATTGCTTATCGCTATGAGCGTAAAAGTCTACTCATTACTGCTAATCAGCCTTTCAGTCAATGGGATTCCATCTTTTCTGACTCAATGATGACGGTTGCGGCTGTCGATAGACTTGTTCATCACGCTGTGATCCTCGAAATCAAGTCTGATAGCTATCGTCGTCAGGTTGCTTCTACTCGCGCTCAGGCAACTTAA
- a CDS encoding ISL3 family transposase, giving the protein MEHEEIDTDNYHLTLNVSSTQTLVQCPICANPTTRIHSRYERTLLDLPCANYSLTLVMQVSKFFCDNTECIRRVFTERIPEVSKPWARKTERLGQRLQKIGLALGGAAGALLCHQIGIVACGSTLLNHLKKLSLPEFTIPKILGVDDFAFCKGQRYGTILVDLERNQPIALLADRKAETLTDWLMQHPGVEILSRDRSKTYKSGMDKGAPAAIQVADRFHLVQNLEETLEKVLSNYGNELKAVEQQQRQISVTTETVVVISKPTTTAELQAQKLVNYQHRVQQQQEIRKLSQQQWSQIAIAQAVGVSVRTVQRLLSVPDLPETASLNGSLGRSLLEPYKQSLLEWWNAQIRQPQVLMILLQQKGYTGSARTLTRYLSAVRAAQGLPPTRVKPIPGLAQVSDPQSPPLTKSRAAYLIVKRVENRDSDDTKLLTQIVAQHSALALAVELADEFLQLLRQQRAEDFDDWLMKALKSSLKPFVQFAEGLFEDYAAVLASMMTTVSNAPVEGLNNRLKMLKRQMYGRAGLELLTKRFILAQ; this is encoded by the coding sequence TTGGAACACGAGGAAATCGACACAGATAACTATCACCTCACTTTGAATGTATCCTCAACCCAAACATTAGTGCAGTGCCCGATTTGTGCTAATCCAACAACACGCATCCACAGCCGTTACGAACGAACGCTTTTAGATTTGCCCTGCGCCAACTATAGCTTGACATTGGTGATGCAAGTAAGCAAGTTCTTTTGTGATAATACCGAATGTATTCGGCGGGTTTTCACAGAGAGGATACCTGAAGTGAGCAAGCCTTGGGCAAGAAAGACGGAAAGATTAGGTCAGCGATTACAGAAGATTGGATTAGCATTAGGTGGTGCAGCAGGTGCTCTCCTCTGTCATCAAATCGGTATTGTGGCTTGTGGAAGTACGCTCTTGAATCACCTTAAAAAGTTATCCTTGCCTGAATTCACGATACCCAAAATTCTGGGAGTGGATGATTTTGCTTTTTGCAAGGGTCAGCGATACGGCACGATCTTAGTCGATTTGGAGCGAAATCAACCGATTGCCTTACTTGCAGACCGGAAAGCGGAGACTCTAACAGATTGGTTAATGCAACATCCTGGAGTAGAAATACTCTCACGCGATCGCTCCAAGACTTACAAAAGTGGGATGGATAAAGGGGCACCAGCAGCCATCCAAGTAGCCGATCGATTTCATCTGGTGCAAAACTTGGAAGAAACCTTAGAAAAAGTTCTCAGCAACTATGGCAATGAGCTGAAAGCAGTCGAGCAACAGCAACGTCAGATTTCAGTTACAACCGAGACCGTAGTCGTAATTTCCAAACCAACTACGACAGCGGAGCTACAAGCTCAAAAACTCGTGAACTATCAACACCGAGTTCAACAACAGCAAGAAATCAGAAAGCTCAGTCAGCAACAATGGTCTCAGATTGCGATCGCCCAAGCAGTCGGTGTCAGTGTGCGAACCGTACAACGTCTTCTCAGTGTGCCTGACTTGCCAGAGACAGCTTCGCTAAACGGCTCGTTGGGTCGAAGTCTACTAGAGCCTTACAAACAGTCACTTTTAGAGTGGTGGAATGCACAGATCCGACAGCCACAGGTGCTGATGATCCTATTGCAGCAGAAAGGATACACGGGCAGTGCGCGCACTCTGACTCGCTATCTGAGCGCGGTAAGAGCAGCTCAAGGCTTACCACCAACACGGGTGAAGCCCATTCCTGGTTTAGCTCAAGTGAGCGATCCTCAATCCCCGCCTTTAACTAAAAGTCGGGCTGCCTATTTGATTGTGAAGCGGGTGGAGAATCGAGACTCTGACGATACCAAACTCCTCACTCAGATCGTTGCACAGCACTCAGCCCTGGCGTTAGCAGTCGAGTTGGCAGATGAGTTTTTACAGCTACTGCGGCAGCAACGAGCTGAGGATTTTGATGATTGGTTAATGAAGGCTCTTAAAAGTTCGCTTAAGCCCTTTGTGCAGTTTGCCGAAGGTCTGTTTGAGGACTACGCTGCGGTACTCGCCAGTATGATGACAACCGTGAGCAATGCTCCAGTTGAAGGTTTGAATAATCGCTTGAAAATGCTGAAGCGACAGATGTACGGACGTGCTGGACTAGAGTTACTCACTAAACGTTTTATTTTGGCTCAGTAG
- a CDS encoding IS982 family transposase, whose amino-acid sequence MFPIEYFIIAVFCKIDELLKEITESQKVRTKGFEPALSDSEVITMEIVAEYRGIATDVGIWQYFREHWQEWFPALKSRTTFVRQAANLWQYKAMLQEKLAAQLGALDDDVHLIDGVPIPLCYLCRASRCRSFKDMADYGYCAAKDMHYYGFHGHVLLSGSGVITQFALTSANGDERETLWDLVSNIHGFLIGDKGYLSQSLKQDLQTFAVDLQTSLRSNMHDSRPRWWVRLIIKVRRLIETVIGQLVGRFHLDKVWARDIWHLSSRLNRKILAHTMCFWLNRHSLHPLQFEDLVVS is encoded by the coding sequence ATGTTTCCTATAGAATATTTTATCATTGCGGTATTTTGTAAGATCGATGAACTGCTCAAAGAAATAACTGAGAGTCAGAAAGTGAGAACCAAAGGGTTTGAGCCAGCCTTAAGCGATAGTGAAGTGATAACGATGGAAATCGTCGCCGAGTATCGAGGAATAGCCACCGATGTAGGGATCTGGCAATATTTTCGCGAGCATTGGCAAGAATGGTTCCCCGCCTTAAAAAGTCGCACCACTTTCGTCCGACAAGCCGCCAATCTATGGCAGTACAAAGCGATGCTGCAAGAAAAACTAGCCGCTCAGTTGGGTGCTTTAGATGATGATGTACATCTGATTGATGGAGTACCAATACCTCTGTGTTACCTCTGCCGTGCATCCCGTTGTCGGAGCTTTAAAGATATGGCTGACTATGGCTACTGTGCCGCTAAGGACATGCATTACTATGGCTTTCATGGTCATGTTCTCCTTAGTGGTAGTGGTGTAATTACCCAGTTTGCCCTTACTTCTGCTAATGGCGATGAACGGGAAACTCTTTGGGATTTAGTCTCGAATATTCATGGCTTCCTGATTGGGGACAAAGGCTATCTCAGTCAATCCCTCAAGCAAGATTTACAGACCTTTGCTGTTGATTTACAAACGTCTCTGCGCTCGAATATGCATGATTCTCGTCCTCGTTGGTGGGTGCGTTTGATTATCAAGGTGCGTCGATTAATTGAGACTGTCATTGGTCAGTTAGTGGGGCGTTTTCATCTTGATAAGGTGTGGGCTAGGGACATCTGGCATCTTTCTAGTCGTCTTAATCGTAAAATCCTTGCTCATACTATGTGTTTTTGGCTCAACCGCCATTCTCTTCATCCTTTACAGTTTGAAGACTTGGTTGTTTCTTAA